The sequence CTAATACTTTCAAATATTTCACCTCTTAGTTAAACTACTGGGATCCAGTATCTTATTAATATGATCAGGATCGTCAATATCATTGAAAAAACAATGAAGTGGGGCACTAAAAAACTGATTTTGTTTGATAGACTATTTATAAATTTATTTTGGGACGAAAAGTTGTTCTTAAAAATAATGAGCATAGTAATTGAGATAGGAATAAAGTAACGGCCTTGAACGCCCGTGACCAAAGCAGCACCCACTCCACCCATACCGTCCAAGGATGTCCAAATCGCATAAAGTGCTGTTTCTATTAAAATAATTACTATAAAGCTGAGTGTAAAGCTAAACACCTTCAACTTGATTCTAACCGAAAATTCGGTATTATCAAAAAACGCAGAAATAATGATAGCTGCAAAATAAAGAATCAAAAATAAATAAGGGTAATTTGTATCCAGCCATCCTAAATCTCCAACAAAGCCAACAAAGTAAAATTTAAGGCTACTCTTAAATGTATTGAATAAAATCTCAGCGTATTGAAAAGGTGAATGCAAAATAAATTTAATTTGATCCAAAGAGTGATTATCCGAGACAGCTTTTGCTTTATGAAGCAAGGTGTTCGTAAGCCCACTCCATAATAACAAGGATATTACACCTGCGGCAATCATCGAAGAAATAAAAATGATTTTAGCTTTCTTATTACGGAATTTTGTGACAGGAATAAAAAGAGTTAGAAGAAATAAAGGGTAGTAAACTTGTTTAAATTGAATAATTACTATTGAAAAAATTAAGAAAAACAAAAATAATCTTCTATCAATAACCGTAATTTTTGTATCTATACATATTCTTAGCACAAACGCCACAAACAAGAAAATTGTACTTATTATAACGCAGTCATAGCTTAACGAAGAAGCAAGACTAAAGGTCATGGGCATCAATGTGATTAGTAATAATGCATTTTTCAATATTGGTATTATTTTCAAAGAGAAGTAACACATGACTAAATAAAATATTAAATTAAATACACGTCCTATGTATAAATAATTTATAGGAGATATGCTTTGGTTAAACCCGAATAGCGGATTGTCTACGGTCACTTTCAAAATAAACATCCCTAAAGATTGAGGGATGAACAAGATCGGATTAGCTTGAGATGTCGAATATTGTATAAAAACAGATTGTCCCTTATCCACTTCCAAATGAGAAGAGAAGTACTGGCTCTTATAGCTGTACTTGGCATCCATATTCCCAATCAGGTATCTTAGACTGTCTTCGAAATCCACGATTGATTTGGATATATAGTTTCCAATTTCTCCGTTTGGGCCAACTTCAGGGAAAAAGTGCATATTAGAAACTAGATATGCTTTTTTAAAGTGGCTGTCTTCATCGGGTGATTGCAGCGGTGGTACTAAAAAGACCAGTAACAATCCAAAAATGAGACCTATCGATAAAAATATATTTTCAATTTTATAGCGTCCAAACACTAGAATGCCTCCAGACCCTTATTAAAAAATTCTTTTTAAATAGTCAGTGACGACAACAAATATATTTCGATCATAGTATACTTTCATTGTAAGATCACCGGATTGCTGTTTGCCGTTTACATATAAAGTTCCGTCTTTGTAATTATCATCTTGACTGGCGTAGACAGTAATAGAACTTCCCTGCTTGCCATTTGGAGATTTGATATAAACATAATATTCTTTGTTTTTAGAAAGTTTTATAGGAGGGAATCGAAAATCAAAAAATTCATTATCAATAATACTATTCGCCTTCACGCTGGTTTGGTATATGTCATTCTCTTCCCCGAACTTCCTTATTCCTAACACTAGATCTCCGTCATTTTGTCTCATGAACGAGCCTAATTTAATAGAAACTCCACACAAGTTATTTTGGTTGTAGACAAAAGATTGCCCGAACTCCATTTCTGCTGTTAGTTCACTCAAAGTAAGATCATCATGATTTTGCTCCATGCTCTCTCTTACTACTCCTGCATTGCCCAAATACGTATTGATCAGATATAAAGCAACTATAAAAAGAAGCAGCAGCTTAAACGATTTCCATTTTTTCATATAGATCCTCATATACTTTTAATGATTTATGGTTATATCCATATAGTTCAAGAATATTATTTATTAAATTCCCCCATTCTCTTCCCTTGGCTGTTTCCAAACCGTATTTCAGCAGTTTTTTTCTCAATTCACTGTCTTGGCATACAGCTTTGATCTTTTGCAGGGCATCCTCAATATTCCCTTGTTCATATAACAGGCAATTCCCCCCGTTTTTCAAGTATTCAATATTCCCTGCGTTTGGAGCAACAATAGATATACCGCCGGTAGCCATCATTTCCAACGGAGGGTATGAGAAGCTCTCGAGCTTGCTTGACTTCAAAAGGATATCGCAACTTCCATATACCTCACCGACTTTGTCATAAGGAACTTTATTGAAGAATTTATCAACACGATACCATTCTTTAGGCTCCCCATTGTATGACAGGTACCAGATTTCGAAATGTTCCTGGTCTAATTGGTTAACGATTTTAAAGCTTTCATCTACATTTTTATAATGATCTTTGGAATTCCCTTCAACCAGAATTCTTACTTTTTTGCCGGGTTCAAATTTACGCTCTTTATACCGGAATAGGGAAAGATCAAGTCCGTTAGGTGCGAACTTTACTTCCTTTCCGAACTCCTCCTTCAACCAATCTTCGCACCATTTGGAGATCGTAATATATTTAATATTGTTGAAAGAATTGTATGTCAGATTGGCCATTACTCTTGAATAATTGCCTACCTCATAAAAGTCTGTTTCAAAGTTTTGGACCAGATACAATTTCTCGCCGATCTTGGGGTAAATGTTTAAGAACGATATTGTTGTCCACAACGTAGCAACACATTTATCAAAAAGCCCATGGAAAGAGTGGCGATGATAGGAGATAACATTTATTTCCCCATCTTTATTGATAATATTATCATCGTCTTCGCTCATGGATATAATCGAAACATCTTTTCCTGCATCTCTAAGAATATTGGCATGTTTGATAACTACATTTACCCCACCGCTAATCTGTGTAGAGGGAAGAACAAAGGCAATGTTTTCAGCTAGGCGAGAATGGATAAATTGAAACAATTGGCAACCTGATCTGGCGGTCATCCACTTTTGGCTCACCGCTTTAAATGCATTCTCAGCAAGACTTTTTCTTAAACTCTCTTTTTCAATCAGTTCGGAAAGATGTTTTTCCCATTCCTCTTCATTATTGCACAAGACCCCGGTCTCCAGGTGATTCATAACTTCTTTAAATGCTCCGACATTACTGGCGATTGTCGGCACTTTGACAAAGGCCGCTTCCATCCATTTATTTTCAGATTTAGCTTCGTTGAAAACAGTATCCACCAAGGGTGCCAAGTTTATGTCGACGCTTCTAATCAGTTCGGGGAGTCTTTCCCACTTCGTAAACTTCTCGGCAATGATCCGATCTTTATATTTTTCCAGCGGTTCAGGCACATCCAGGAAGCCAACGATCTTCAAATAAACATTTTCGTATTTCCCCATCATGGTAACTATAGGTTGCAGTATTAAATCAAAATCCTCATTATGAGTAATACTTCCGCTAAAATAACCCAGAATGACCCGGCCCTTATTTACAGGAGAAGGAAGGTTCTCGATCGCTGTATAAGATAACTCAACCATTTTCTCAGAAGCTACATTTCGGTTAATGAATACTTCCTTCACGTAAGGCTGCAATTCGGCGGCTAACCGGCCTGTTGTAGTAATGGCATAATCGCACATGGAGAGAGTTAACCGCGTTCGGTTAACACCATCCATATAAGCATCCATTTCAGCTTGGCTAAAGCTCTTTAAATGACGGATATCCTTCACATATTTGTAGTCAATGACTAAATCATCAATATCAAAAAAGACGGTTTTATTAAAATACTTCGCTTTATTGATGAAGTTGCCTATCAATTCAGTATGAGGACAACGGAAAAATACAAATGCTCTATAGTAGCCCACAGACTCCATGGTCAGATTTTCATAATAAATCGTATCACAGGAATAGCCATTAAAATGCAGCTGTTCAATCTGGTGATCCACCCGGTAACGCTGAGGGTGCGGTAGCGTGCATCCATTAATAAACAAGACATCTTTATAGGCTATATTATGGGCGCTCCCGGTTTTAAGCAGCCTCTTTTTAGTGTATTTATACGACTTCCTCATCAAACTATTAAAACCCTCGTATTTAACTACTGAAATAGACTTTCGAATCAAATTTGAAACTCCCACTTTTACCCATCCTTTAAAATAAAATATTAAGATCGTCGCGCATCCTTTTACGTGCTGCTTTAACATATGGCTTGTGATGTTCCCCGCTTGAAGTTGAGGTGTCCGAAATCCGCCAGTGATACAGTATTTTAGGGATATGGGCAACTCTCTTGGAAAGATT is a genomic window of Paenibacillus durus ATCC 35681 containing:
- a CDS encoding DUF2142 domain-containing protein — encoded protein: MFGRYKIENIFLSIGLIFGLLLVFLVPPLQSPDEDSHFKKAYLVSNMHFFPEVGPNGEIGNYISKSIVDFEDSLRYLIGNMDAKYSYKSQYFSSHLEVDKGQSVFIQYSTSQANPILFIPQSLGMFILKVTVDNPLFGFNQSISPINYLYIGRVFNLIFYLVMCYFSLKIIPILKNALLLITLMPMTFSLASSLSYDCVIISTIFLFVAFVLRICIDTKITVIDRRLFLFFLIFSIVIIQFKQVYYPLFLLTLFIPVTKFRNKKAKIIFISSMIAAGVISLLLWSGLTNTLLHKAKAVSDNHSLDQIKFILHSPFQYAEILFNTFKSSLKFYFVGFVGDLGWLDTNYPYLFLILYFAAIIISAFFDNTEFSVRIKLKVFSFTLSFIVIILIETALYAIWTSLDGMGGVGAALVTGVQGRYFIPISITMLIIFKNNFSSQNKFINSLSNKISFLVPHFIVFSMILTILIILIRYWIPVV
- a CDS encoding glycosyltransferase, with the protein product MGVSNLIRKSISVVKYEGFNSLMRKSYKYTKKRLLKTGSAHNIAYKDVLFINGCTLPHPQRYRVDHQIEQLHFNGYSCDTIYYENLTMESVGYYRAFVFFRCPHTELIGNFINKAKYFNKTVFFDIDDLVIDYKYVKDIRHLKSFSQAEMDAYMDGVNRTRLTLSMCDYAITTTGRLAAELQPYVKEVFINRNVASEKMVELSYTAIENLPSPVNKGRVILGYFSGSITHNEDFDLILQPIVTMMGKYENVYLKIVGFLDVPEPLEKYKDRIIAEKFTKWERLPELIRSVDINLAPLVDTVFNEAKSENKWMEAAFVKVPTIASNVGAFKEVMNHLETGVLCNNEEEWEKHLSELIEKESLRKSLAENAFKAVSQKWMTARSGCQLFQFIHSRLAENIAFVLPSTQISGGVNVVIKHANILRDAGKDVSIISMSEDDDNIINKDGEINVISYHRHSFHGLFDKCVATLWTTISFLNIYPKIGEKLYLVQNFETDFYEVGNYSRVMANLTYNSFNNIKYITISKWCEDWLKEEFGKEVKFAPNGLDLSLFRYKERKFEPGKKVRILVEGNSKDHYKNVDESFKIVNQLDQEHFEIWYLSYNGEPKEWYRVDKFFNKVPYDKVGEVYGSCDILLKSSKLESFSYPPLEMMATGGISIVAPNAGNIEYLKNGGNCLLYEQGNIEDALQKIKAVCQDSELRKKLLKYGLETAKGREWGNLINNILELYGYNHKSLKVYEDLYEKMEIV